The Pyxidicoccus trucidator genomic interval GTTCTTCGCCTCGATGGTGATGGCGCGAGCCTTGCGCTGCACCTTCGAGGACAGCCGCTCGGCGGCCTTGGTGGTCTCGAACTGGCTCCACAGCAGCGGATCACCCGACTGCAGCGCCACCAGCACCTTCTGGTTCACCACGTAGGAGGCCGAGTCCGGACGCACCACCGACGAGGTGACGAACTGCTCCGGCACCGAGCGCTGGGAGATCATCTCGAAAGTGATGACCGTGCCTTCGGGGACATCCTGGGCCGCGACGACAACCGGCACCAGGTTCCAACCGCGGCGGACATCCGCCTCCTTCTTCTTGATGGCGGAATACGCGATGACGCCGGCCAGCAGGCCCAGCACGAGCGCGACGACAAGCGGAGTCTTGCCCTTCAGCATGATTCAGGAACCTCCAAAACGGGGGGTGCCGTTCGGCGGTGAGGCGGGGTCCAGAGGGGGTGTTCGAATACAGTCAGGCGCAACAGGCGCGAATGGCGCGGGATGTTAGCCGTGCAATACGGCAGGTGTCAAAACCACCTCCCGCGATAGCCCCGCATCCCGCGCCAATCCGGAACGAAAGTCCCGGGGTTTTCAGAGGGAGTGCTACAGGTCGTCGATGTCGTCGCGGTCCGACGCCGTGAGGCCCTTGCCCTCGGTGATGCTGTAGATGGCGTCCTGCACCACGTCGGCGTCGTCCTCGCTGTCGATGCGCTTGTCCGCCAGCAGGCCGAGCAACTCCTGGAGGGCGGCGTCGCTGGTGACGGGCCCGATGCGGTAGGGGGTGCCCCGCTCGTTGGGGTTCTGCGACTCGTTGAGGCAGTACGTGAAGAGGGGCACCACCTCGGCCTCGGGGTCCGTGCCTCCATCCGGCGGCCCGCCGGAGCCATTGTCCGTGGGCGGCACCGTCACGACGACGCGCTCCACCAGCAGGCCGTTCTGGAAGCCCTCGGAGGCGGAGACGATGACGAGCCCCGGGGGGAACACCACCTGCACCGGCGCGCCCGTGCTGTTGCGCAGCGGCACGCAGACCTGCACGTACTCGCCGGAGCCGTTGCCCGGAACGCCGTTGCCACAGTCCGACGACAGGTCGTCCGCGCCGAACACCGTGCCGCTGACCGTCACGCCCGCCGGCAACGTGAAGGGCGTGCCCCGCGGCTCGCCCGGGTCGTCGCCCAGGCCGGGGCGGACTTCATTCTCGCCGGTGCCGGGCGGGTCGTCCGTCCCCTCGTCATCATCGCCACTGCACGCCAGCACTCCCGCTCCCACACCCACCGCGACGACCAGCCACTTCCAGGCCGCATGCGCCATTGCGCGCTCCTTGGTTTTCGTCAGTGCTGCGAGGGCGGCCCGTCCGGCCGCGAGCCGCCCCGTCCTCTGCCGCGCCAGGCCCGCCCCGCGAAGGGACGGAGGGCCTCGCGCGGATTACAGGTCCTTGAGGGCCTCGCGGTCCTCGGCCGTGAGGCCGTCGCCATCGGAGACGCTGAAGACGGCCTCCTGGACGGCTTCCACCGGATCTCGCTGGTTGGAGATGTCCTTGCCCTCCATCAGCGTGAAGATTTCACGCATCTTCGGGTGGTCGGTGATGGGGCCCAGCTCGAAGCGCGCGGACGAGTCGGACGGGTCACTCGACTTGTTGATGCAGTACAAGTGCAGGGGGATGCTCACCGTCTCCGACTCGGCGCCCCCGTCGACCCCACCGGGCCCGTTCGAGGTGGGAGGTATCGTGACGACCTCTCGCTCCACCAGGATGCCGTTCTGGTACGTCTCCGAAGCGGAGACGATGACGAGGCCCGGGGGGAAGACCACCTGCACCGGAGCGCCCGTGGTGTTCCTCACCTCGAGGCAGCCCCGCACATTGAGGCCACTGCCCACGGGGGCCACCTGGGACTCCGAGCAGTCGCCGTCATCGTTCGCGCCCTTGATGGTGCCGGACACCACCTGCACGCCCGCGGGGAACGAGAACGGCGTGCCCTTCGGCGCGCTCCGGTTCTTGCCGAAGCCGGGCTCCACCCCCGCCGGCGTGTCGTCATCCGGGTCCGTCCCGTCCCCATCGTCCTTACAACCCGCCGCCCCCACCAGGGCCGCGACCATCAGCCACGTCCAACGCGCCTTTGCCATATGCGCCTCTCCCTGAGCTGCCAGCAGCGCCCTCCGAAGGGAGGTGCCGCCGGGTCAGTATGAACCCGGAGCCTCGCCGGGCCTGCTTTCCGAGGCAACCCCGCAAGCATCCCCTCGTCAAGGAAGCAATGAAGCGGGGGGTTCAGCGGCAGGCAGGTCGGGGTTGAAGAGGCCGGTGAGGACGACAGGCTCGCCGGTGTCGTCGCGAAGGAGCGCGGGCTGCCCCTGCTCCAGGCCGACCACGCGCAGGGTGAAGGTGACGCCATCCGGGGAGACGAAGAGCCACACGTCTCCCGGGGTGGGCTGCTCCACCCGCGAGTCCGGCGCCTCGACGCGCACCACCCGCGGCGGCACGGCCTGGAAGGTCCGGTTCCGCACGCGGGCGTCCGCGCGGAGTCCCTGCTCCAGCAGGGCCTGCCAGGGCGCGGTCTCCACCGGCACCTCGGCCCGCGTCTGCAGCCGCTGCACCATCTCCAGGTGGACGCGGCGCGCGGAGGCGAGGATGGCCAGGTTGGCCCGCTGCTCGGAGCGCGCCGCGGGCGGCTCACGCCCCAGGGCGAGCGTCCCTCCAAGGCCCGCGAGCACCGCCAGCGAGGCCCACAGCGGCGCGGAGCGGCGCAGCACCAGTCCCACCAGCAGCCGTGCCGCGCCCACCGCCGCCGCCACCGAGCCCAGCAGCAGCACCCCCCGTGGCGGAGCGCCCACGTGGAAGGAGCGGGAGAGGGCGTCCAGCAGGTGCCGCCACTCGGGAAGCGCGGCGCCCAGCGGCACCGCCGACAGGGCGAGGAAGACGCCCGCGTGCACCAGGCGCAGGCCCCAGGACGAGGGGCCCCCTTCCCTGCTCCGGACCACCGCCGTCATGGGAACGGCAGGTTGAGCACGAAGTAGAACGAGTCGTAATAGACCTGGTAGGCCTCCATGAACAGGTCGATGACGTTGGACTGCCGGTCATCGGTCCACCGGACCTTCACCGACGCTCCGACGATGAGCGCCACGACGAGGACCCAGTTGAGCAGGGAGTATTCCAACATCGCCTGTCCACGCGAGGCACGGCGGCTGGAGCGCGGCATCTTCGTCGCGGGATTCATGGGCTCTCCTCTTCCTCTTCGCCTTCCTCCGACTGTAGCCAGGGAAGGTTGGCGAACTTCTGTTCGGCGTACTCGAGGCGGATCTGCGGCTCGTTCGGCAGCGGCATGCGGATGCGGGACTTCGCGTCCACACCATACTCCGCCACCTCCATGCTCTGGCCGATTCCTGGAATCTCGATTTTCGCCAGGTTGATGACGGGCAGCTCGCGGCTGATCCACATGCGCTTGATGACGGTGGAGCGCAGCACCACCTCCACCGGGACGGCGGTGACGGTGCCCGCGTGCGTCATCAGGCGCGACTGCTTGCCGGCGCGGACGGACGGGCGGGGCATGGCGCTCGGCGGCGGGGACGCCTTCGCCCGGGGGGCCTCCTCCGGGGGTGGCTTCTTCTTCAGCGAGTGCTCCAGCGCCTCGGGCGAGTACTCCTGCGGCTTGCCGTAGCCCGCGGAGGCGATGAGTCGGGTGATGGGGTGATGCTTCGGGTTCTCCTCCTCACCCAGGGCGACCAGCATCTTCATCTGCCCGAGGGGCGAGCGCATCGCCGGGTGGGTTCCGAACTCCACCTCCAGCCACACCGCGTCCCGCTCGTACCGGTCCTTCTCCTGCCCCACGACGGCCATGCGCCAGTAGTGCACGCGCGCGCCGCCCCCATCCATGCGGTAGGTGACCCAGTCGCCCACCCGCGAGGTCCGCGCGCCCTTGGACATGTGGTCCATCAAGGCCTGCATCGCGGGCTGCGGCGGCGCCGCGGCGCGGGCGGGCGCGGCGGACAGCAGCAGGGCCAGTGCGAGGCAGGTCACCCGGGCGTTCACTTCGAGCCCTCCTGGGGCGTGCGCTTCGAGCGCTCGTGGGCCTGCCGGCTCTCCCGCACGGCGTCGTTGTTGGGCATGGCATCGGGCCGGTCGGAGCCCACCCACATCTGTACCATGGCCGTCAGCCCCGCCTCCACGGGCCGCAGGGTCGTCACCACCTGCTCGCCCTTCCGGGCATGCTCCAGGGTGAGCTGCGTCTCCCCGCCCAGCTTCAGGGCGGCCTGGCGCACCGGCTCGTAGCCCTGCTTGCCGAGCTCCTGGCTGACACGCAGGCGCACCTCCTCCATGCTGCCTTTGACGAGCGAGGAGCGGTTCTGCGAGCCCCCGGGCGCGTCCCGCGTGGACATGTCCTGGGTGAAGAGCATCCCCTCCACCTTGACCAGCCCGGGAGACGGATTCTTCGGCGCGCTCACCCACAAGTCACGCAGCACGGTGAAGCCCACCGTCTTGCCCAGGTGCCGGCGGAGGACGACGCCCCGCTGCAGGCCCTCGCGCGTGTAGAGGGCGGACACCACCGCCTCGTTCTCCAGGTCCCCGTCCACCGACGTCGGGTAGCCCTGCGAGCGCCAGTGGCGCGTGAAGTAGTCCGCCACCTTCTGCAGGGAGTCGTCCGTGGTGAAGTACGCCATGCGGTAGTACTCACCGGCGATGACCAGGTCATTGCCGATGCGCGTGTGCACCGTGCCCGGGTAGACGGGCAGTTCCTGCTGGGCATGGGCGGCCAGGGCCCCCACCGTCAGCAGCAGCGCGCAGAGCCGGGCGAGAAGGCTACTCACAGTTGATGATGTCCTCGTTCTTGTCGCCCTGGGTGGAGTCGTTGCTGGTGGGCGCCGACGCATCCTCCGCCTGGGGGTTCTTGCAGCCCATGAAGTGCTCACCGCGGGCCGCGAAGATCTTCGCGTACTGCGCGTTCGCATACGTGTTGTCCCGGAACGGAGCGGTGTCGAAGCACTGCGGCCGCTCCGTGTCGAGCAGCTCGACGTCGTCCGACATCTGGTCCTGGAGGCCGTGCGCCGCGGGCAGTGGATAGCTGTCGACACCGGTGCAGTCGGACGGAGGCGCGTCCGGCAACCCGTAGTTCTTGGAGATGACGAAGGTGCCGAGGAAGGCCGGCGCGAAGGACTTGAAGAAGTCCAGCGCGGCCCCCACCGGCGAGCTCTCGATGCGCTCCTTGACGCCCAGGAAGGTCATCCGGTTGACCTGCGCGTACAGGCCATGGGGGTCGCTGCCCTCGGTATGACCGCCCGCCCGCCGGCCATTGATGACAGCATCGCCGCCGTCCGGCAGGTGCCACCCGGTGGCGTACATGGAGTGGCGGGTGCTCAGCTGCAGGCTGGCGAGCGACTGGCCTCCGAAGGTGTCCACCTGGGCGAAGCCGCCCTGGCCCCGCTCGAGATAGCGCTGGGGGAGGATGACGTTGTCGAAGCTCATCGACACCCGCGACTCCACCCAGCCCTTGGTGTTGAACCGCCAGAAGCCCAGCAGGCCGTTGGCGCCGCCGTTCACCGCGCCGAGGATGGTGTTGGCCATGCCGTCGCTGCTGTTGCCCAGCACCAGGCCGGCCTCGATGAAGGGCACGTCCTTGTTGGTCACATCCGCCTGGATGTTGGCGTAGCGCGCGATGAAGGAGCCGGGCTGGGCATTGGTCTCCACCGAGTCCATGTCCCTGAAGCGCTCCTGGACCTCTTCCATGGCCTCGCGCTTCGCGTCCTCGAAGGCGCCGTCATGGTCCGCGTTGCCGAAGTCGGACAGGGTGTAGCTGGTCATCTCCCAGGAGGAGTAGCGCGCCAGCTCCAGGAGCTTCACCTTCGCCCGCACCAGCTCGGTGAGATACATGCTGAACATCAAAATCATCACCAGCACCGGCACGGCGAGCGCGAACTCGACGGTGGCGGCGCCCCGGCGCGGGGCCCTGCGCTGTCTTGGAGAGTGCATCCGCGGGCTCCGCATCAGTGGGTGATGATCTTGGGGGCGATGCTCTGGAGCATGCCCGGCAGGCTGTCGTGCAGGCTGCCGACCAGGGGCAGGTTGTGGCGGCCCTGGTAGACGGAGGCCAGGCGCGGGCGCCAGTACGGATTGAAGAAGTTGGGGTGCTCCGTCCAGTTGCCGGGCCGGTGGTAGTAGGTCTGCCCGCGGGTGATGACGTTGAGACCCTCGGAGAAGCTGAGGAACTTCTTCCGGTTGTTCTCCATTTCCAGCCCGTCCGTGTCGGCGGTGAAGTTGAAGCGCACCTTGCCCTCCTCGTTCAGCAGCGCGGGGGCGTTGGTGCCGGCTTCCTTGTCCTTCAGGTCCCGGTTGGTGATTTCGTCCGGGGACTTGTTGAGCGCGACCCAGGTGGACGGCTGGTTGAAGTCGAACCTGTAGCGCGGCGCCGCTCCGTTGGTGGCCGTGCGGCCGCACACGCCCTGGAACTGGCCCGGCTCGAAGTGCATGAACGGGATGACGCCCTTCCACGGGTGGTTGCCGTCCTCCGCCGGGTGCACGTTCGCGGTGTAGACGTCCATCTCCCCAGCGCCGAGGATACAGACGGGGAGGACGCAGACCTCGTTCTTGGTGACGCCCACCTCGCCCTCGGGGCCCTCGGGGCGCCGGCGGTCCCGCCAGCGGCTGTCACCCGTCGGCAGCCGGTCGGGATGGACACGCCAGTGCACGCCGCCGTCGCGGTACGAGCCCTCCTGGTCGTTCATGGCCCAGATGCTCGTCTTGGCCATGAACTGGTAGGGCAGCTTCTTCCGAGAGGTGTCGTCCAGGCCCTTGCGAGGGTCACCCCAGCAGCGCCCGACGTTCCTCTCGTCGGTCTTGCAGGACAGCGGGTTGGTGACGCCGGGGAAGCCCGCCGGACCGAACT includes:
- a CDS encoding TadE/TadG family type IV pilus assembly protein — translated: MHSPRQRRAPRRGAATVEFALAVPVLVMILMFSMYLTELVRAKVKLLELARYSSWEMTSYTLSDFGNADHDGAFEDAKREAMEEVQERFRDMDSVETNAQPGSFIARYANIQADVTNKDVPFIEAGLVLGNSSDGMANTILGAVNGGANGLLGFWRFNTKGWVESRVSMSFDNVILPQRYLERGQGGFAQVDTFGGQSLASLQLSTRHSMYATGWHLPDGGDAVINGRRAGGHTEGSDPHGLYAQVNRMTFLGVKERIESSPVGAALDFFKSFAPAFLGTFVISKNYGLPDAPPSDCTGVDSYPLPAAHGLQDQMSDDVELLDTERPQCFDTAPFRDNTYANAQYAKIFAARGEHFMGCKNPQAEDASAPTSNDSTQGDKNEDIINCE